A window of the Tiliqua scincoides isolate rTilSci1 chromosome 5, rTilSci1.hap2, whole genome shotgun sequence genome harbors these coding sequences:
- the LOC136651841 gene encoding keratin, type I cytoskeletal 24-like isoform X2: MSLRISTASRRISSLVGGDGGVKMSSMGGGSQYGFGGGSMAALGSGFGGGSCSGGVCGGFGGGAGFGGGAGFGSGAGFGSVSMVGGNYGANYHTSMASMGAGFGGGDSALFAGAEKETMQNLNSRLANYLEKVRSLEEANAELERNIRHWYEKNGPGAPGVTRDYSKYYHIIEDLRNKIIGTTSDNANMVLQIDNARLAADDFRLKFENELFLRQSVEGDINGLRRVLDDLTVTRSDLEAQIESLSEELAYLKKNHDEEITLLKSSCTGDVTVEMNAAPGVDLTKLLNDMRAQYEDLADQNRREAEEQFHKMSQSLQQQIHEDLGAASSAKNELMELKRSFQGLEIELQALLAKKASLEGTLGETEANYSTQLSQLQLQVSGLEEQLQQIRSETECQNSEYQQLLGIKTRLEMEIETYRRLLDGERYANDLKIRGDDHVKIIKTEPTKTRVVKTIVEEMVDGKVVSSQVKSIEERAAK; encoded by the exons ATGTCTCTTCGGATTTCTACTGCATCGAGGAGAATTTCTTCCCTTGTCGGTGGTGATGGAGGTGTCAAAATGTCAAGCATGGGAGGAGGCAGTCAGTACGGCTTTGGTGGGGGATCTATGGCAGCACTAGGCAGTGGCTTTGGTGGGGGCTCATGCAGTGGGGGTGTATGCGGTGGCTTTGGTGGTGGGGCTGGCTTTGGTGGTGGGGCTGGCTTTGGTAGTGGAGCTGGCTTTGGTAGTGTCTCTATGGTAGGTGGTAATTATGGAGCAAACTACCATAcctccatggcaagcatgggtgCTGGCTTTGGAGGGGGTGATAGTGCCCTCTTCGCTGGTGCTGAAAAGGAAACCATGCAGAACCTAAATAGCCGCCTAGCTAACTACCTGGAAAAGGTGCGTTCTCTGGAGGAGGCCAACGCTGAGCTGGAGCGTAACATTCGCCACTGGTATGAAAAAAATGGACCCGGAGCACCAGGAGTTACCCGTGATTACAGCAAATATTACCACATAATTGAGGATCTTCGGAACAAG ATAATCGGTACGACAAGCGACAATGCCAACATGGTCTTACAGATTGACAATGCCCGACTTGCTGCTGATGACTTCCGACTGAA ATTTGAAAATGAGCTCTTCCTCCGCCAGAGTGTGGAAGGCGACATCAATGGTCTGCGCAGAGTCCTTGATGACCTGACCGTGACTAGATCAGACTTGGAGGCACAGATTGAGAGTCTCTCAGAGGAACTGGCATACCTTAAGAAGAATCACGATGAG GAAATTACTTTATTGAAGAGCAGCTGTACAGGTGATGTCACCGTGGAAATGAACGCCGCTCCAGGAGTTGACTTGACTAAGCTGCTGAATGACATGAGAGCACAGTACGAAGACCTTGCAGATCAGAATCGCCGGGAAGCGGAAGAACAATTCCACAAAATG AGTCAATCACTACAGCAGCAGATCCATGAGGATTTGGGTGCCGCAAGTTCAGCCAAGAACGAGTTGATGGAGCTGAAACGCTCTTTCCAAGGACTGGAAATTGAGTTACAAGCCCTTTTAGCGAAG AAAGCCTCCCTTGAAGGCACACTGGGAGAAACGGAAGCGAACTACAGCACTCAGCTTTCACAGTTACAGCTTCAAGTTAGCGGCCTGGAGGAGCAATTACAGCAGATTAGGTCTGAGACAGAGTGCCAAAATTCAGAGTATCAACAGCTATTAGGCATCAAGACCCGCCTGGAAATGGAAATCGAAACATACAGACGCCTGCTAGATGGCGAAAGGTACGCAAATGATCTCAAAATAAGGGGTGATGACCATGTGAAAATCAT AAAAACAG AACCCACCAAAACCAGGGTGGTTAAGACCATTGTGGAAGAAATGGTGGACGGCAAAGTAGTCTCTTCTCAAGTGAAATCGATTGAAGAAAGGGCAGCTAAATGA
- the LOC136651841 gene encoding keratin, type I cytoskeletal 24-like isoform X3, with protein MSLRISTASRRISSLVGGDGGVKMSSMGGGSQYGFGGGSMAALGSGFGGGSCSGGVCGGFGGGAGFGGGAGFGSGAGFGSVSMVGGNYGANYHTSMASMGAGFGGGDSALFAGAEKETMQNLNSRLANYLEKVRSLEEANAELERNIRHWYEKNGPGAPGVTRDYSKYYHIIEDLRNKIIGTTSDNANMVLQIDNARLAADDFRLKFENELFLRQSVEGDINGLRRVLDDLTVTRSDLEAQIESLSEELAYLKKNHDEEITLLKSSCTGDVTVEMNAAPGVDLTKLLNDMRAQYEDLADQNRREAEEQFHKMSQSLQQQIHEDLGAASSAKNELMELKRSFQGLEIELQALLAKKASLEGTLGETEANYSTQLSQLQLQVSGLEEQLQQIRSETECQNSEYQQLLGIKTRLEMEIETYRRLLDGESFRSTYETKVHVREPTKTRVVKTIVEEMVDGKVVSSQVKSIEERAAK; from the exons ATGTCTCTTCGGATTTCTACTGCATCGAGGAGAATTTCTTCCCTTGTCGGTGGTGATGGAGGTGTCAAAATGTCAAGCATGGGAGGAGGCAGTCAGTACGGCTTTGGTGGGGGATCTATGGCAGCACTAGGCAGTGGCTTTGGTGGGGGCTCATGCAGTGGGGGTGTATGCGGTGGCTTTGGTGGTGGGGCTGGCTTTGGTGGTGGGGCTGGCTTTGGTAGTGGAGCTGGCTTTGGTAGTGTCTCTATGGTAGGTGGTAATTATGGAGCAAACTACCATAcctccatggcaagcatgggtgCTGGCTTTGGAGGGGGTGATAGTGCCCTCTTCGCTGGTGCTGAAAAGGAAACCATGCAGAACCTAAATAGCCGCCTAGCTAACTACCTGGAAAAGGTGCGTTCTCTGGAGGAGGCCAACGCTGAGCTGGAGCGTAACATTCGCCACTGGTATGAAAAAAATGGACCCGGAGCACCAGGAGTTACCCGTGATTACAGCAAATATTACCACATAATTGAGGATCTTCGGAACAAG ATAATCGGTACGACAAGCGACAATGCCAACATGGTCTTACAGATTGACAATGCCCGACTTGCTGCTGATGACTTCCGACTGAA ATTTGAAAATGAGCTCTTCCTCCGCCAGAGTGTGGAAGGCGACATCAATGGTCTGCGCAGAGTCCTTGATGACCTGACCGTGACTAGATCAGACTTGGAGGCACAGATTGAGAGTCTCTCAGAGGAACTGGCATACCTTAAGAAGAATCACGATGAG GAAATTACTTTATTGAAGAGCAGCTGTACAGGTGATGTCACCGTGGAAATGAACGCCGCTCCAGGAGTTGACTTGACTAAGCTGCTGAATGACATGAGAGCACAGTACGAAGACCTTGCAGATCAGAATCGCCGGGAAGCGGAAGAACAATTCCACAAAATG AGTCAATCACTACAGCAGCAGATCCATGAGGATTTGGGTGCCGCAAGTTCAGCCAAGAACGAGTTGATGGAGCTGAAACGCTCTTTCCAAGGACTGGAAATTGAGTTACAAGCCCTTTTAGCGAAG AAAGCCTCCCTTGAAGGCACACTGGGAGAAACGGAAGCGAACTACAGCACTCAGCTTTCACAGTTACAGCTTCAAGTTAGCGGCCTGGAGGAGCAATTACAGCAGATTAGGTCTGAGACAGAGTGCCAAAATTCAGAGTATCAACAGCTATTAGGCATCAAGACCCGCCTGGAAATGGAAATCGAAACATACAGACGCCTGCTAGATGGCGAAAG TTTCCGTTCTACGTATGAAACAAAAGTTCACGTCAGAG AACCCACCAAAACCAGGGTGGTTAAGACCATTGTGGAAGAAATGGTGGACGGCAAAGTAGTCTCTTCTCAAGTGAAATCGATTGAAGAAAGGGCAGCTAAATGA
- the LOC136651841 gene encoding keratin, type I cytoskeletal 24-like isoform X4 — translation MSLRISTASRRISSLVGGDGGVKMSSMGGGSQYGFGGGSMAALGSGFGGGSCSGGVCGGFGGGAGFGGGAGFGSGAGFGSVSMVGGNYGANYHTSMASMGAGFGGGDSALFAGAEKETMQNLNSRLANYLEKVRSLEEANAELERNIRHWYEKNGPGAPGVTRDYSKYYHIIEDLRNKIIGTTSDNANMVLQIDNARLAADDFRLKFENELFLRQSVEGDINGLRRVLDDLTVTRSDLEAQIESLSEELAYLKKNHDEEITLLKSSCTGDVTVEMNAAPGVDLTKLLNDMRAQYEDLADQNRREAEEQFHKMSQSLQQQIHEDLGAASSAKNELMELKRSFQGLEIELQALLAKKASLEGTLGETEANYSTQLSQLQLQVSGLEEQLQQIRSETECQNSEYQQLLGIKTRLEMEIETYRRLLDGERYANDLKIREPTKTRVVKTIVEEMVDGKVVSSQVKSIEERAAK, via the exons ATGTCTCTTCGGATTTCTACTGCATCGAGGAGAATTTCTTCCCTTGTCGGTGGTGATGGAGGTGTCAAAATGTCAAGCATGGGAGGAGGCAGTCAGTACGGCTTTGGTGGGGGATCTATGGCAGCACTAGGCAGTGGCTTTGGTGGGGGCTCATGCAGTGGGGGTGTATGCGGTGGCTTTGGTGGTGGGGCTGGCTTTGGTGGTGGGGCTGGCTTTGGTAGTGGAGCTGGCTTTGGTAGTGTCTCTATGGTAGGTGGTAATTATGGAGCAAACTACCATAcctccatggcaagcatgggtgCTGGCTTTGGAGGGGGTGATAGTGCCCTCTTCGCTGGTGCTGAAAAGGAAACCATGCAGAACCTAAATAGCCGCCTAGCTAACTACCTGGAAAAGGTGCGTTCTCTGGAGGAGGCCAACGCTGAGCTGGAGCGTAACATTCGCCACTGGTATGAAAAAAATGGACCCGGAGCACCAGGAGTTACCCGTGATTACAGCAAATATTACCACATAATTGAGGATCTTCGGAACAAG ATAATCGGTACGACAAGCGACAATGCCAACATGGTCTTACAGATTGACAATGCCCGACTTGCTGCTGATGACTTCCGACTGAA ATTTGAAAATGAGCTCTTCCTCCGCCAGAGTGTGGAAGGCGACATCAATGGTCTGCGCAGAGTCCTTGATGACCTGACCGTGACTAGATCAGACTTGGAGGCACAGATTGAGAGTCTCTCAGAGGAACTGGCATACCTTAAGAAGAATCACGATGAG GAAATTACTTTATTGAAGAGCAGCTGTACAGGTGATGTCACCGTGGAAATGAACGCCGCTCCAGGAGTTGACTTGACTAAGCTGCTGAATGACATGAGAGCACAGTACGAAGACCTTGCAGATCAGAATCGCCGGGAAGCGGAAGAACAATTCCACAAAATG AGTCAATCACTACAGCAGCAGATCCATGAGGATTTGGGTGCCGCAAGTTCAGCCAAGAACGAGTTGATGGAGCTGAAACGCTCTTTCCAAGGACTGGAAATTGAGTTACAAGCCCTTTTAGCGAAG AAAGCCTCCCTTGAAGGCACACTGGGAGAAACGGAAGCGAACTACAGCACTCAGCTTTCACAGTTACAGCTTCAAGTTAGCGGCCTGGAGGAGCAATTACAGCAGATTAGGTCTGAGACAGAGTGCCAAAATTCAGAGTATCAACAGCTATTAGGCATCAAGACCCGCCTGGAAATGGAAATCGAAACATACAGACGCCTGCTAGATGGCGAAAGGTACGCAAATGATCTCAAAATAAGGG AACCCACCAAAACCAGGGTGGTTAAGACCATTGTGGAAGAAATGGTGGACGGCAAAGTAGTCTCTTCTCAAGTGAAATCGATTGAAGAAAGGGCAGCTAAATGA
- the LOC136651841 gene encoding keratin, type I cytoskeletal 24-like isoform X1, with protein sequence MSLRISTASRRISSLVGGDGGVKMSSMGGGSQYGFGGGSMAALGSGFGGGSCSGGVCGGFGGGAGFGGGAGFGSGAGFGSVSMVGGNYGANYHTSMASMGAGFGGGDSALFAGAEKETMQNLNSRLANYLEKVRSLEEANAELERNIRHWYEKNGPGAPGVTRDYSKYYHIIEDLRNKIIGTTSDNANMVLQIDNARLAADDFRLKFENELFLRQSVEGDINGLRRVLDDLTVTRSDLEAQIESLSEELAYLKKNHDEEITLLKSSCTGDVTVEMNAAPGVDLTKLLNDMRAQYEDLADQNRREAEEQFHKMSQSLQQQIHEDLGAASSAKNELMELKRSFQGLEIELQALLAKKASLEGTLGETEANYSTQLSQLQLQVSGLEEQLQQIRSETECQNSEYQQLLGIKTRLEMEIETYRRLLDGERSDGSSLFYQLTLSILSVDNSVAFFPLSEPTKTRVVKTIVEEMVDGKVVSSQVKSIEERAAK encoded by the exons ATGTCTCTTCGGATTTCTACTGCATCGAGGAGAATTTCTTCCCTTGTCGGTGGTGATGGAGGTGTCAAAATGTCAAGCATGGGAGGAGGCAGTCAGTACGGCTTTGGTGGGGGATCTATGGCAGCACTAGGCAGTGGCTTTGGTGGGGGCTCATGCAGTGGGGGTGTATGCGGTGGCTTTGGTGGTGGGGCTGGCTTTGGTGGTGGGGCTGGCTTTGGTAGTGGAGCTGGCTTTGGTAGTGTCTCTATGGTAGGTGGTAATTATGGAGCAAACTACCATAcctccatggcaagcatgggtgCTGGCTTTGGAGGGGGTGATAGTGCCCTCTTCGCTGGTGCTGAAAAGGAAACCATGCAGAACCTAAATAGCCGCCTAGCTAACTACCTGGAAAAGGTGCGTTCTCTGGAGGAGGCCAACGCTGAGCTGGAGCGTAACATTCGCCACTGGTATGAAAAAAATGGACCCGGAGCACCAGGAGTTACCCGTGATTACAGCAAATATTACCACATAATTGAGGATCTTCGGAACAAG ATAATCGGTACGACAAGCGACAATGCCAACATGGTCTTACAGATTGACAATGCCCGACTTGCTGCTGATGACTTCCGACTGAA ATTTGAAAATGAGCTCTTCCTCCGCCAGAGTGTGGAAGGCGACATCAATGGTCTGCGCAGAGTCCTTGATGACCTGACCGTGACTAGATCAGACTTGGAGGCACAGATTGAGAGTCTCTCAGAGGAACTGGCATACCTTAAGAAGAATCACGATGAG GAAATTACTTTATTGAAGAGCAGCTGTACAGGTGATGTCACCGTGGAAATGAACGCCGCTCCAGGAGTTGACTTGACTAAGCTGCTGAATGACATGAGAGCACAGTACGAAGACCTTGCAGATCAGAATCGCCGGGAAGCGGAAGAACAATTCCACAAAATG AGTCAATCACTACAGCAGCAGATCCATGAGGATTTGGGTGCCGCAAGTTCAGCCAAGAACGAGTTGATGGAGCTGAAACGCTCTTTCCAAGGACTGGAAATTGAGTTACAAGCCCTTTTAGCGAAG AAAGCCTCCCTTGAAGGCACACTGGGAGAAACGGAAGCGAACTACAGCACTCAGCTTTCACAGTTACAGCTTCAAGTTAGCGGCCTGGAGGAGCAATTACAGCAGATTAGGTCTGAGACAGAGTGCCAAAATTCAGAGTATCAACAGCTATTAGGCATCAAGACCCGCCTGGAAATGGAAATCGAAACATACAGACGCCTGCTAGATGGCGAAAG GTCAGATGGATCCTCTTTGTTTTACCAGTTGACTTTGTCAATATTGTCAGTGGATAATTCtgttgcatttttccccctatCAGAACCCACCAAAACCAGGGTGGTTAAGACCATTGTGGAAGAAATGGTGGACGGCAAAGTAGTCTCTTCTCAAGTGAAATCGATTGAAGAAAGGGCAGCTAAATGA